The Peribacillus sp. FSL P2-0133 genome has a segment encoding these proteins:
- a CDS encoding PQQ-dependent sugar dehydrogenase, with translation MIKVKVGLRPIVKNINLPTVLKTTILPGDSVERLFIATQVGEIFYIGNGVIRTFLDIRQRILKLGTSGGGYDERGLLGLAFHPEFYYNGLFYLHYSVAGTQGPGALPESFNPDPCDPRTLNLRWMNRETQYNHIDTIEEWILQSNGQPQKRRTLLNLRRPFLNHNGVNSLNFSPETGKLVLTTGDGGSGYSPFNLSQDDLEIAGKIIEIDVDKNISFNNPPIVTRFNELPTTIQETLMVMAKGVRNIPGISFQRFYNQYIKYAGNVGQNLVESIFSFVHYKPIPVTELVQASFMNSEADKEGFINFGWRGWEGSFPTSIIRGCTENQTLDEKTIAYFNEAVTLSASRLQPLTSYFHKDTRPDKFGGTALTGVQAYMGNTIPGLTGSVVFTDLARKESQPQVRGALAYTTLRPNGEQNDFSVIQTDYDFGSQSAYYVSLGTNLNQTSLYLAVYGSMKVTDFNQGTVFELVP, from the coding sequence TTGATAAAAGTTAAGGTTGGTTTACGGCCCATTGTAAAGAATATAAATTTACCTACTGTTTTAAAGACAACTATACTTCCAGGTGACTCAGTTGAAAGATTATTTATTGCAACCCAGGTAGGAGAGATCTTTTACATAGGAAACGGAGTTATAAGGACTTTTTTAGATATTCGCCAGCGAATCCTAAAACTAGGTACTTCTGGTGGCGGATATGATGAACGGGGATTGCTGGGGCTAGCGTTTCATCCCGAATTTTATTATAACGGTCTGTTTTATCTTCATTATTCAGTAGCTGGAACACAAGGACCAGGTGCTCTTCCTGAATCTTTTAATCCTGACCCGTGTGATCCTAGAACTTTAAACCTAAGGTGGATGAATAGAGAAACTCAATATAATCATATTGATACAATTGAAGAATGGATTTTACAATCGAATGGTCAACCCCAAAAACGACGGACTTTACTTAACTTAAGAAGACCATTTTTAAATCATAATGGGGTCAATAGTTTAAACTTTTCACCTGAAACAGGAAAACTTGTTTTAACAACCGGGGATGGTGGATCAGGCTATAGTCCATTTAACTTAAGCCAGGACGATCTGGAAATCGCCGGTAAAATAATTGAAATTGATGTAGATAAGAATATATCCTTCAATAATCCACCCATTGTCACACGTTTTAATGAACTTCCCACAACTATTCAGGAAACGCTCATGGTAATGGCCAAAGGGGTTCGCAATATACCAGGCATTTCATTTCAAAGGTTTTATAATCAGTATATTAAATATGCGGGAAATGTCGGCCAAAATTTGGTCGAATCGATTTTTTCATTCGTTCATTATAAACCAATACCGGTTACTGAGCTTGTTCAAGCTTCTTTCATGAATTCTGAAGCTGACAAAGAAGGATTCATTAACTTTGGCTGGCGAGGTTGGGAAGGTTCTTTTCCTACTTCGATTATAAGAGGCTGCACTGAAAATCAGACCTTGGATGAGAAAACAATTGCATATTTCAATGAAGCAGTAACACTTTCAGCGAGTCGTCTTCAGCCTTTAACCAGTTATTTTCATAAAGATACCAGACCCGATAAGTTTGGAGGAACTGCACTTACAGGAGTGCAAGCCTATATGGGGAATACAATCCCTGGTTTAACAGGAAGCGTTGTGTTTACCGATCTTGCTCGGAAAGAATCTCAACCTCAGGTTAGAGGGGCTTTAGCTTATACCACCTTAAGACCAAATGGTGAACAAAATGATTTTAGTGTGATACAAACCGATTATGATTTTGGGTCTCAATCAGCCTATTATGTTAGTTTGGGAACGAATCTGAATCAAACCAGCTTATATTTAGCGGTTTATGGCTCTATGAAAGTGACTGATTTTAACCAAGGCACTGTTTTTGAATTAGTTCCATGA
- a CDS encoding cupredoxin domain-containing protein, which produces MSVKKWVTGLVGVLAMFVVVTTLGPLGVFAESGVVTQPMETRKSIEFELNDDFFNPKVITIPNGTATTVILKNKGSKEHTFTVEKLGIDVEVQPGEEKNINVNPKQPGTYELICRYHFQEGMVGKVIVE; this is translated from the coding sequence ATGTCTGTGAAAAAGTGGGTAACAGGATTGGTCGGTGTACTTGCAATGTTTGTAGTTGTGACAACACTAGGCCCACTCGGTGTATTTGCCGAATCCGGTGTTGTAACACAGCCTATGGAGACAAGGAAATCGATTGAGTTCGAGTTGAACGATGATTTCTTTAATCCGAAAGTCATCACTATTCCGAATGGAACAGCCACAACGGTGATATTGAAAAACAAAGGCAGTAAAGAGCACACCTTCACAGTTGAAAAGCTCGGAATTGACGTTGAGGTCCAGCCAGGTGAAGAAAAAAACATTAACGTGAATCCGAAACAGCCCGGTACATATGAACTGATATGTCGGTACCATTTCCAGGAAGGAATGGTTGGGAAAGTAATAGTCGAATAA
- a CDS encoding bifunctional metallophosphatase/5'-nucleotidase, with protein sequence MSKFQAITSLFILVFIIIFVTYKITAHSSKHSTTNHSTSNRLIQVQLLGVNDFHGQLNKYQMVSGTMAGGAEYLAAYLKKYIQENPNTLLVHSGDMVGGSPPISSQFKDEPTIEFLNLLHFDVGTPGNHELDQGVNEMKRLIYGGFNKKTGYFQGANTSYSSANIIDTKSGTPLLPPYVIKQIDGINIGFIGVVTKETNLYVAPENRKEVEITDEVSVINRTVKLLKEKGIKVIVVLAHESAKSDQSGANSSGALVEMAPKIDDEVDVIFAGHSHEYANTVVAGKLIVQAYSNGKAFSQVNLEIDPHTKNIVKKQAKIIVTSHHKIKRDKETVALLNKYRKRLGSYFNQIIGEMPEEISRNQNANGESPLAKMIAESEREAMGVDIAFVHQGEMRKNLKKGDITVEDLYTDLPMGHSVSKLILTGNQIKLALEQQWAKDYENRLQTVGLTYNWDPNAPIGNRIVGLKDMKGQEIQPNNEYEVAVSNYLASGGDNFTAFKQGRLVESGPQVVTALIRYIQQKYPDEISLRSLKE encoded by the coding sequence TTGTCAAAATTTCAGGCCATAACTTCTTTGTTCATCTTGGTATTTATTATCATTTTCGTAACTTATAAAATCACAGCACACTCATCCAAGCATTCCACAACGAATCATTCCACATCCAACCGCCTCATTCAAGTACAATTGTTAGGCGTTAATGATTTTCACGGCCAACTAAACAAATATCAAATGGTTTCAGGAACCATGGCAGGGGGGGCTGAATACCTGGCTGCCTATTTAAAAAAATATATACAAGAAAACCCGAATACACTACTTGTTCATTCTGGTGATATGGTAGGAGGAAGTCCTCCAATCTCTTCTCAATTTAAAGACGAACCCACGATCGAGTTTTTAAACCTCCTGCACTTTGATGTCGGGACACCTGGAAATCATGAATTAGACCAAGGCGTAAATGAAATGAAACGTCTTATTTATGGAGGCTTCAATAAAAAAACAGGTTATTTTCAAGGAGCCAATACTTCTTACAGTTCTGCAAATATCATCGATACAAAGTCGGGTACACCCTTGTTACCACCGTATGTTATTAAACAAATTGACGGAATTAATATTGGATTTATCGGTGTCGTCACAAAAGAGACCAACCTGTATGTGGCACCTGAAAATCGAAAAGAAGTAGAAATTACGGATGAAGTTTCAGTCATTAACCGAACCGTTAAGCTTTTAAAGGAAAAAGGGATTAAAGTAATTGTTGTACTTGCACATGAATCAGCTAAATCAGATCAGTCAGGAGCAAATTCCAGTGGAGCTTTAGTGGAGATGGCTCCAAAAATCGATGATGAGGTCGATGTCATTTTTGCCGGTCACAGCCATGAATATGCCAATACCGTTGTAGCCGGTAAACTGATCGTTCAAGCATATTCTAATGGGAAAGCCTTTTCTCAAGTAAATCTTGAAATTGACCCACATACTAAAAATATTGTTAAGAAACAAGCAAAGATTATTGTCACTTCACATCATAAAATAAAACGAGATAAAGAAACAGTTGCTCTTCTAAATAAATATAGAAAAAGATTGGGGAGCTATTTTAATCAAATAATAGGAGAAATGCCTGAAGAAATCTCACGAAATCAAAATGCAAACGGTGAATCCCCATTAGCGAAAATGATTGCAGAATCTGAGCGGGAAGCCATGGGGGTAGATATAGCTTTTGTCCATCAAGGAGAAATGCGGAAAAATTTAAAAAAAGGGGACATCACTGTAGAAGACCTTTATACAGACTTGCCTATGGGTCATAGTGTCAGTAAGTTAATTTTAACAGGAAACCAAATAAAACTTGCTTTAGAACAGCAGTGGGCGAAAGATTATGAAAATAGGTTACAAACGGTTGGTTTAACGTATAATTGGGACCCAAATGCTCCAATTGGCAACCGCATTGTTGGGCTGAAAGACATGAAAGGTCAAGAGATACAGCCAAACAACGAATATGAAGTAGCGGTTAGTAATTATTTAGCTTCAGGAGGTGATAACTTCACTGCATTTAAACAAGGCAGGCTAGTGGAATCCGGTCCACAAGTTGTCACTGCACTTATACGCTATATCCAACAGAAGTATCCCGATGAAATTTCTCTCCGTTCATTGAAAGAATGA
- a CDS encoding FMN-binding negative transcriptional regulator translates to MYIPKQFEIKELAVAYDIIQENGFATLCSMHEGMPFATHLPLLLNKEKTYLYGHFARPNPQWKDIENQTVLAVFHGPHCYISSSWYETNQAVPTWNYVTVHVYGEVELIEDEQELTDTLDDMVLKYEAPDSSYNLQDLDAGFLAGMNKGIQGFKIKINKIEGKAKLSQNHSLHRQELVINQLEQIQNTDEQKISFLMKENLKK, encoded by the coding sequence ATGTATATCCCTAAACAATTTGAAATAAAAGAATTAGCAGTAGCCTACGATATAATACAGGAGAATGGTTTTGCAACATTGTGTTCAATGCATGAAGGCATGCCTTTTGCTACACATTTACCACTGCTGTTGAATAAGGAGAAAACCTATTTGTATGGTCATTTTGCTCGTCCGAACCCTCAATGGAAAGATATTGAAAATCAAACAGTCTTAGCAGTCTTTCATGGTCCTCACTGTTATATCTCTTCCTCTTGGTATGAGACGAACCAAGCAGTACCAACATGGAATTATGTGACTGTTCATGTATACGGCGAAGTTGAACTTATTGAGGATGAACAAGAGTTAACGGATACCTTGGATGACATGGTATTGAAGTATGAAGCCCCTGATAGTTCATACAATTTGCAAGATTTAGATGCTGGCTTTCTCGCTGGGATGAACAAAGGAATTCAAGGCTTCAAAATAAAAATCAACAAGATAGAGGGGAAAGCGAAGTTAAGTCAAAACCATTCTTTACATCGGCAAGAGCTGGTTATTAATCAGCTGGAACAGATCCAAAATACAGATGAGCAAAAAATTTCCTTTTTAATGAAGGAAAACCTAAAAAAATAA
- a CDS encoding PLP-dependent aminotransferase family protein yields MINTIFAFKEDSPRYKQIYEQFKLFIERGDLLADEQLPSIRQLADSLQVSRNTTLMAYDQLVAEGYIRGEGRKGYFVNELEPLLSHDELIPHNKTQREPVTPTLIDFRAGAVDQAHFPLKIWRRIANQVLTLQESFQYGEPFGEVCLREQIATYLLQSRGVKTNANAIIIGSSTQQMLINLGHILKDDFPSITVEDPGYDGAREAFQFHCFTIETLPVYEAGADFSQLEQIKSRLIYVTPSHHSPYGVSMSIHQRQTLIHWANKMPGYIIEDDYDSEFRYTQQPFPALASIDSARVIYLGNFSKSFLPGIRLSYMVLPEPLLNRYINQFLHFESTTSLLSQLTMAKFMEEGEWNRHINRMRLVYKRKMQHLVSVLKKQFDQHISIIGNQSGLYLLIKVHLNRSEEWLIERASFHGVKVYPTSLYFIKNNTDKPIIKLGFSNLSCEEIELGVELLKKAWLSP; encoded by the coding sequence ATGATAAATACCATCTTTGCTTTTAAGGAGGATTCTCCCAGATACAAACAAATTTACGAACAGTTTAAGTTATTTATTGAACGGGGTGACTTACTTGCTGATGAACAATTGCCCTCCATCCGTCAACTTGCAGATTCCCTTCAAGTAAGTCGCAATACGACATTAATGGCTTATGATCAACTTGTAGCTGAAGGCTATATTCGTGGAGAAGGGAGAAAAGGTTATTTTGTAAATGAATTAGAACCACTTTTATCCCATGATGAGTTAATTCCTCATAATAAAACGCAAAGAGAGCCAGTTACACCTACCCTCATTGATTTCCGGGCTGGTGCCGTAGATCAAGCACATTTCCCTCTGAAAATTTGGAGGAGGATTGCCAATCAAGTATTAACGTTACAGGAGAGTTTTCAATATGGGGAACCCTTTGGTGAGGTGTGCCTACGTGAACAAATTGCCACATACTTACTCCAATCTCGTGGGGTGAAAACAAATGCAAATGCCATTATTATCGGCAGCAGTACCCAACAAATGCTTATCAATCTTGGACATATACTGAAGGATGATTTTCCAAGCATTACAGTAGAAGACCCTGGATATGATGGCGCTAGGGAAGCTTTTCAATTCCATTGTTTTACGATTGAAACTTTACCAGTTTATGAGGCAGGTGCTGATTTTTCACAATTGGAACAAATCAAATCACGATTAATCTATGTAACACCTTCCCATCACAGTCCATATGGGGTAAGCATGTCCATTCACCAACGGCAAACGCTTATTCATTGGGCTAACAAGATGCCAGGGTATATTATCGAAGACGATTATGATAGTGAATTTCGTTATACGCAACAACCATTTCCAGCTCTCGCTTCCATTGATTCTGCAAGAGTCATTTATCTAGGGAATTTCTCAAAGTCCTTTCTTCCAGGAATTCGTTTAAGTTATATGGTGTTGCCCGAGCCGCTTTTAAACCGTTATATAAATCAATTTCTTCATTTCGAGAGTACCACTTCACTTCTAAGCCAACTCACAATGGCTAAATTTATGGAAGAGGGAGAATGGAATCGCCATATTAATCGTATGCGTCTTGTTTATAAACGAAAAATGCAGCACTTGGTATCAGTATTAAAAAAGCAATTCGATCAACATATATCCATTATCGGTAATCAGTCCGGTTTGTATTTATTAATCAAAGTACACCTGAACCGTTCAGAAGAATGGCTAATAGAGCGCGCTTCCTTTCATGGTGTTAAAGTGTATCCTACCTCACTCTACTTCATTAAAAATAATACCGATAAACCAATTATCAAACTTGGTTTCAGTAATCTTTCTTGTGAGGAAATCGAGCTTGGCGTGGAGCTCCTAAAAAAGGCTTGGTTATCCCCGTAA
- a CDS encoding GNAT family N-acetyltransferase, producing MTKNIKKCTLKDSRELQEISYETFNETFKHQNTPENMNAYLERAFNLKQLEKELSNISSQFFFVYFNNQVAGYLKVNTNDAQTEEMGDESLEIERIYIKNKFQKHGLGKYLLNKAMEIAEERNKKKIWLGVWEKNENAIAFYKKIGFVQTGAHSFYMGDEEQMDFIMTKTLI from the coding sequence ATGACTAAAAATATTAAAAAGTGTACTCTTAAAGATTCACGCGAACTTCAAGAAATTAGTTATGAAACATTTAATGAGACATTTAAGCATCAGAATACACCTGAAAATATGAATGCCTATTTGGAAAGGGCATTTAACTTAAAACAATTAGAAAAAGAATTATCCAATATTTCTTCGCAATTCTTTTTTGTTTATTTTAATAATCAAGTCGCTGGATATTTAAAGGTCAATACCAATGATGCTCAGACTGAAGAAATGGGTGATGAATCACTTGAAATCGAGAGGATTTATATAAAAAACAAATTTCAAAAACATGGGCTTGGTAAATATCTGCTAAATAAAGCTATGGAAATTGCGGAGGAACGTAATAAAAAGAAAATCTGGCTCGGCGTATGGGAAAAAAACGAAAATGCTATTGCTTTTTATAAGAAAATTGGGTTTGTTCAAACTGGTGCCCATTCTTTTTATATGGGTGATGAGGAACAAATGGACTTTATAATGACAAAAACACTCATCTAA
- a CDS encoding MarR family transcriptional regulator has protein sequence MMARALDSISKKEFKEYDLTKGQYFYLVRIWENRGIIQEKLAEMIKVDRTTAACAIKELEINGFIEKKGEKHNNHCIEVFSERAVETIFNLLQRVRKNIEKDWEFVKKEN, from the coding sequence ATGATGGCAAGGGCATTAGATTCTATAAGTAAAAAAGAATTTAAAGAATATGACCTTACAAAAGGACAGTATTTTTACCTTGTGCGAATATGGGAAAACCGAGGAATCATTCAAGAAAAGTTAGCTGAGATGATAAAAGTAGATCGAACAACAGCAGCTTGTGCTATAAAAGAACTTGAAATTAATGGCTTTATTGAAAAGAAAGGAGAAAAACATAACAATCATTGCATAGAAGTATTTTCCGAAAGAGCAGTAGAAACCATTTTCAATCTTCTTCAAAGAGTAAGAAAAAATATAGAAAAAGACTGGGAGTTTGTTAAAAAGGAAAACTAG
- a CDS encoding YitT family protein yields MKYVFYVLGILILTLGISFTIQSDLGTSPFDALLVGLSINVGLTVGSWEIIIALILIFCNSFLKRQRPEVLGLLTAFITGIGIDMWLFLLHNLITPELWYSKVFCFGIGLVTIGLGTATYLHTNFAPIPVDRLTLIIQELTRTNIFYSRTFIYLVFLIMAMILNGPIGVGTLLTVCLGGLILNYFMPFTEKVLDRILTHSSPSPNYDKDKNHSI; encoded by the coding sequence GTGAAATATGTTTTTTATGTATTAGGAATTTTAATACTAACTCTTGGTATTTCTTTCACTATACAATCAGACCTTGGAACTTCACCATTTGATGCACTTTTGGTAGGACTGTCCATAAATGTGGGGCTTACTGTCGGAAGTTGGGAAATAATAATAGCTTTAATATTGATATTTTGTAATTCATTTTTAAAAAGGCAAAGACCAGAAGTTTTGGGGTTGTTAACAGCATTTATAACGGGTATTGGTATTGATATGTGGCTTTTTTTATTGCACAATTTGATAACACCTGAACTATGGTACAGCAAAGTTTTTTGTTTTGGAATCGGCTTGGTTACTATAGGATTAGGAACTGCAACATATTTGCATACAAATTTTGCACCGATTCCAGTTGACCGATTAACATTAATCATACAAGAATTAACTAGAACAAATATATTTTATTCGAGAACATTCATTTATCTCGTATTCTTGATAATGGCAATGATTTTAAATGGACCAATTGGCGTTGGAACTTTATTAACCGTTTGTTTAGGGGGGCTAATACTTAATTACTTTATGCCATTTACTGAAAAAGTATTAGACCGCATATTAACACACTCTAGTCCATCACCAAATTATGATAAAGATAAAAACCATTCAATATAG
- a CDS encoding DUF3574 domain-containing protein, whose translation MLERKKIFYWIIPMLLIVFLGNAVYATEQQETSKVKQSSALKEQFYLEDVVKIYVPSTYNVNQPIDNTPYVNKSLEEFSRMFGGATAIDGTGSWLSDDNQLVKEKVTIVYSYAEDLDKKKINQVVAYAKSLKEEMKQSSVSLEVNGKMYFIE comes from the coding sequence ATGTTGGAAAGGAAAAAAATCTTCTATTGGATCATCCCGATGCTATTAATTGTCTTTTTAGGAAATGCTGTGTACGCTACAGAACAACAAGAAACATCTAAAGTGAAACAATCTTCCGCATTAAAGGAGCAATTCTACCTAGAAGATGTAGTAAAAATTTACGTACCATCTACATATAATGTTAACCAACCAATTGATAATACTCCATATGTTAACAAGTCGTTAGAAGAATTCTCAAGAATGTTTGGAGGAGCAACAGCGATCGATGGGACAGGATCGTGGTTATCTGATGATAATCAATTGGTCAAGGAGAAAGTAACGATTGTATATAGCTATGCAGAAGATTTGGATAAGAAAAAAATTAATCAAGTAGTTGCCTATGCCAAGTCTCTAAAGGAAGAGATGAAACAATCATCAGTATCTCTTGAAGTAAATGGGAAGATGTATTTTATTGAATAA
- a CDS encoding isochorismatase family protein, whose translation MKQTLLIIDAQQELIEGNKEEQGVFEKEKIVNNINTVIEKAINESITVVFIRDLDVSKGEGPGFQIHRDIKVPSTAIIFDKAATNSFYGTPLLEHLSKNNVDHIVIMGCKTEHCIDTAVRTATINHFDVTLVGDGHSTSDSKNLSAKQIILHHNETLHGHYNVDNFSLVRNSYEELFNPVHNNYR comes from the coding sequence TTGAAACAAACATTACTGATAATCGATGCTCAACAGGAATTAATAGAAGGTAATAAAGAAGAACAAGGAGTCTTTGAGAAAGAAAAAATCGTTAATAACATTAATACTGTAATTGAAAAAGCGATAAATGAAAGTATCACCGTTGTTTTTATAAGAGATTTAGATGTTTCAAAAGGAGAAGGACCTGGATTCCAGATACACAGGGATATTAAAGTACCATCAACTGCTATCATATTTGATAAAGCTGCCACAAATTCATTTTATGGCACTCCATTACTCGAACATTTAAGTAAAAACAATGTAGATCATATTGTAATAATGGGATGTAAGACGGAACATTGTATTGATACAGCTGTTAGAACAGCAACAATCAATCATTTTGATGTGACATTAGTTGGTGATGGACATTCTACTTCTGATTCCAAAAACTTATCTGCAAAACAAATAATCCTTCATCACAATGAAACCCTTCACGGTCACTATAATGTAGACAATTTTTCACTTGTTAGAAATTCTTATGAAGAATTGTTTAACCCTGTTCACAATAATTACCGATAA
- a CDS encoding MFS transporter, whose product MKNSNIWILSFVSFFTDMGTYMVTPLIPIILASSGPLIIGIVDGLSETLASFLKFFSGRRSDRLKNRKGFALIGYGLSGLGRISLIISSSWVGVFIWKLIDRTGKGIRTAPRDALISESGGKNKQGRVFGLHQMMDMLGASIGIGTAYFILQMNGNQNIHDVFLYSLIPVIIGWLLLLGIKERKYEPIVKEMPPTTKPKLDVKLLNPNVKKLLFIVFLFTIVNSSNSFLLLRAADLGVSTANVLLLYLLFHLTASLFSYISGAFSDRYGRRGILTVGYALYGFVYIGFAEVNTTIGLIGLFTLYGLYSAFTKGVEKALVADISNPESKGTALGLYAMITGIGLFPASLLTGLLWQIFGAEVSFLINGIIALFASILLFRMLSINVRKAT is encoded by the coding sequence TTGAAAAACAGCAACATTTGGATATTAAGCTTCGTTAGTTTTTTTACAGATATGGGCACCTATATGGTGACTCCTTTAATACCAATTATTCTTGCTTCGTCAGGCCCTTTAATTATTGGGATTGTAGATGGTTTATCAGAAACCTTGGCAAGTTTTTTGAAATTTTTCTCTGGTCGTCGTTCGGATCGTTTGAAAAATAGAAAAGGGTTTGCTTTGATTGGTTATGGCTTATCAGGTTTAGGAAGAATATCTTTGATTATTTCAAGTTCCTGGGTCGGCGTTTTCATATGGAAACTGATAGATCGTACGGGAAAAGGGATACGAACGGCTCCAAGAGATGCTCTTATATCTGAGTCTGGAGGAAAAAATAAACAAGGAAGAGTTTTCGGATTACATCAAATGATGGATATGTTGGGTGCTTCTATCGGGATTGGAACTGCTTATTTCATATTACAGATGAATGGAAATCAAAACATTCATGATGTTTTCCTGTATTCTTTAATCCCTGTAATTATTGGTTGGTTACTGTTATTGGGCATAAAGGAAAGAAAGTATGAACCAATAGTTAAAGAAATGCCGCCTACCACGAAACCTAAACTTGACGTGAAACTTCTAAATCCGAATGTGAAAAAATTATTGTTTATTGTTTTTCTCTTTACTATTGTGAATTCATCAAATTCGTTTCTTTTACTAAGAGCAGCAGATTTAGGAGTTTCTACTGCCAATGTTCTATTATTATATCTACTCTTTCACCTTACTGCGTCTTTATTTTCATATATTTCCGGAGCGTTTTCAGATCGATACGGACGAAGAGGTATACTAACTGTAGGATATGCGTTATATGGATTTGTATATATTGGTTTTGCGGAAGTAAATACAACGATTGGTTTAATCGGTCTATTTACATTATATGGGCTTTATTCAGCTTTTACTAAAGGGGTTGAAAAGGCGCTGGTTGCTGATATATCCAATCCAGAAAGTAAAGGAACTGCACTTGGTTTATATGCTATGATTACGGGGATTGGTCTATTTCCGGCTTCTTTGCTTACAGGTTTGTTATGGCAGATATTTGGCGCTGAAGTTTCATTCCTTATTAATGGGATCATCGCATTGTTTGCATCTATTTTGTTATTTAGAATGCTCTCTATTAACGTAAGAAAAGCAACATAG